A single window of Anaerohalosphaeraceae bacterium DNA harbors:
- a CDS encoding TonB-dependent receptor — protein sequence MVKQTACGALVWLLLLAAGLPARAAEGIGSIRGTVYDSDFGMPLGAASVVIAELDASVQTNQDGQFLFPEVAPGTYTLIVSKSGYTRLVRSDVLVQTGQMTELNVSLTGDFTDIEEFIVEDLQMGAGTEAALLDLRMESPALMDSISADLMSRAGASDAASALRLVAGATVQDGKYAVIRGLPDRYVNSQMNGVRLPTADADKRAVQLDQFPAAAIESIQVSKTFTPDQQGDASGGAVNIILKGVPNERTLKADYTASWDYPSAGSRFLGYRDGGVNRWGKDEGERDIQYDRLGMNWTGAVGVSPADEPRDYKWSLSGGDKFDLADGTRIGGFGSFFYEKDSSYKEGRDDTYWVRSPGQPMTPRQSQIEGWDAFKTSLWDIRESTQSVQWGSLGTAGIELEDHQFSILYLYTRVAEDTATLAENTRGKKSLHRYWPNFFGPEYDNYDPYDPDHPGNAESPDASPYLRSETLEYTERTTRTLQFSGRHTLFDLDLSLGRWLRTLPPEVDWKIAYSSAGMYQPDKRMFGTKWYPLIEGGRVVGQHQPFKPSANFTMGYLQRVWKEITEDSDQYQINLKLPFEQWGGQEGYLKFGFFEDTITRRYDQESFANFADNRMGPKKPWEFYWSSTFPTENHPITAGQVDVDYKGLQKISAWYYMMDMPLTSQFNLIGGSRVEKTTLEIINEPESQVYWYPKGSYTSVKLNPGDADVSTQQTDVLPSIGFQYRPWDPITLRGSYSETIARQTLKELTPIMQSEYLGGDVFIGNPDLQTSSLKNYDLRLDYTPYAGSLVSLSWFHKKVKDPIEYVQRVTASFDYTTAVNYPEGQMSGYELELRQDLARFWESMNGLSVGGNATLINSEVTLPPDEAARFNHPNVRAPMTKRDMTNAPAYLYNIYLTYDVPEVKTQLALFYTVRGDTLVAGASPGAGQTRVLIPSLYETEYGTLNFSLTQPLGSIWKLKFQAKNLLDPEIKTVYRSKYIGDDVTKSSYRKGMEFSISLSASF from the coding sequence ATGGTAAAACAGACGGCGTGCGGGGCTCTGGTCTGGCTGCTGTTGCTGGCTGCAGGACTTCCGGCTCGGGCCGCCGAGGGAATCGGCAGCATTCGCGGCACGGTCTATGACAGCGATTTCGGGATGCCCCTCGGGGCGGCCTCGGTTGTGATTGCAGAGCTCGACGCTTCTGTCCAGACCAATCAGGACGGCCAGTTTCTCTTTCCGGAAGTGGCGCCCGGAACTTATACCCTGATTGTTTCCAAATCCGGTTATACCCGTCTGGTTCGCTCCGATGTGCTGGTGCAGACCGGGCAGATGACGGAACTGAATGTGTCTTTAACCGGCGATTTTACGGATATTGAAGAATTTATTGTGGAAGACCTGCAGATGGGGGCGGGCACGGAAGCGGCGCTGCTGGACCTGCGGATGGAAAGTCCGGCCCTGATGGATTCCATCAGCGCCGATTTGATGAGCCGGGCCGGCGCCTCTGACGCTGCCAGCGCTCTGCGGCTGGTGGCCGGAGCCACCGTTCAGGATGGAAAATATGCCGTCATTCGCGGTCTTCCCGACCGATACGTTAATTCCCAGATGAACGGTGTGCGTCTGCCCACAGCCGATGCCGACAAACGGGCCGTCCAGCTGGACCAGTTTCCCGCTGCCGCCATCGAGAGCATCCAGGTCAGCAAGACCTTCACGCCCGATCAGCAGGGCGATGCCTCCGGAGGAGCGGTCAATATCATCCTAAAGGGGGTTCCGAACGAACGGACGCTCAAAGCGGATTATACCGCAAGCTGGGATTATCCTTCTGCAGGGAGCCGCTTTCTCGGGTATCGAGACGGGGGCGTCAACCGATGGGGCAAAGACGAAGGAGAACGGGATATTCAGTATGATCGGCTTGGAATGAACTGGACAGGGGCGGTCGGCGTCAGTCCCGCGGATGAACCACGTGATTACAAGTGGTCCTTGTCCGGCGGGGATAAGTTTGATCTGGCCGACGGAACCCGAATCGGCGGATTCGGCAGCTTCTTCTACGAAAAGGACAGCTCCTATAAGGAGGGACGGGATGATACCTACTGGGTCCGCAGTCCCGGTCAGCCGATGACGCCGCGTCAGTCGCAAATTGAAGGATGGGATGCCTTTAAAACCTCGCTCTGGGACATTCGGGAAAGCACCCAATCCGTTCAGTGGGGCAGTTTAGGCACCGCCGGCATCGAGCTGGAAGACCACCAGTTTTCTATTTTGTATCTTTATACGCGCGTAGCCGAGGACACCGCCACGCTGGCGGAAAATACACGGGGCAAGAAAAGTCTGCATCGATACTGGCCGAACTTTTTCGGGCCTGAATATGACAATTATGACCCGTATGACCCGGACCACCCCGGCAACGCCGAATCGCCGGATGCTTCTCCGTATCTGCGTTCGGAAACACTCGAATATACCGAACGCACCACCCGCACCCTCCAGTTCAGCGGGCGTCATACGCTGTTTGATTTGGATCTGAGTCTGGGCCGCTGGCTGCGAACTCTGCCGCCGGAGGTGGACTGGAAAATCGCCTACAGCTCCGCCGGGATGTATCAGCCCGACAAACGGATGTTCGGCACCAAATGGTATCCGCTGATTGAGGGCGGCCGGGTGGTTGGACAGCATCAGCCCTTTAAACCATCTGCCAACTTTACGATGGGCTATCTCCAGAGAGTCTGGAAAGAGATTACCGAGGACAGCGATCAATATCAGATTAATCTGAAACTTCCGTTTGAACAGTGGGGCGGCCAGGAAGGGTATCTGAAATTCGGGTTCTTTGAAGACACCATTACTCGACGGTACGATCAGGAATCGTTTGCGAATTTTGCCGACAACCGAATGGGCCCCAAAAAGCCGTGGGAGTTCTATTGGAGCAGTACATTTCCGACCGAAAATCACCCCATTACGGCCGGTCAGGTTGATGTGGACTATAAAGGTCTGCAAAAAATTTCCGCCTGGTATTATATGATGGATATGCCCCTGACCTCCCAGTTTAACCTGATTGGAGGCAGCCGGGTCGAAAAAACCACCCTCGAAATCATCAATGAACCGGAATCTCAGGTTTACTGGTATCCGAAAGGGTCTTATACCTCGGTAAAACTCAACCCCGGGGATGCGGATGTCTCCACGCAGCAGACGGATGTCCTGCCTTCTATCGGATTTCAGTATCGTCCGTGGGACCCGATTACGCTTCGCGGCTCGTACAGCGAAACCATTGCCCGCCAGACCCTGAAGGAATTGACCCCGATTATGCAGAGCGAGTACCTGGGCGGCGATGTCTTTATCGGGAATCCGGACCTGCAGACCAGCTCTCTGAAAAATTACGACCTGCGGCTGGATTACACCCCGTATGCGGGCAGTCTCGTTTCGCTCTCCTGGTTTCATAAAAAGGTCAAGGATCCCATCGAGTATGTCCAGCGGGTTACGGCCTCGTTCGATTACACGACCGCCGTCAATTATCCGGAAGGCCAAATGAGCGGCTATGAATTGGAACTCCGTCAGGACCTGGCCCGTTTTTGGGAAAGTATGAACGGCCTTTCCGTCGGGGGCAACGCCACGCTGATCAATTCCGAGGTGACACTTCCGCCTGATGAGGCCGCGCGGTTCAATCATCCCAATGTTCGTGCGCCGATGACCAAGCGGGATATGACCAATGCCCCGGCCTATCTTTACAATATCTATCTGACTTATGATGTACCCGAAGTCAAAACGCAGCTGGCCCTGTTTTATACGGTGCGCGGCGATACCCTCGTGGCCGGTGCCAGTCCGGGTGCCGGTCAGACCCGCGTGCTGATTCCCAGTCTCTATGAAACCGAGTACGGCACGCTCAATTTCAGTCTGACCCAGCCCCTCGGGTCCATCTGGAAACTGAAGTTTCAGGCCAAGAACCTGCTCGACCCGGAAATCAAAACGGTGTACCGCTCCAAATATATCGGAGACGATGTAACCAAGAGCTCATATCGGAAGGGAATGGAGTTTTCCATTAGTCTGAGCGCTTCTTTTTAG
- a CDS encoding DUF3450 family protein, with the protein MNRSLSKKAGCGRRHPAFPSSGIRQWLLGLAAVGLFISAARGSETAETLETIRTATEKWVETQRILSKEKRDFALAKELLAERIALLEREIETVENKIREADASIAEADRKRDEMLEEKERLLDATSVLKKLVSRMEERVCALLERLPEPLRQHVKPLSQRITGKSDSSRQFLSERFQNVVGILNEVDKFHKEITTVSEIRTLPDGTSQEVAAVYVGISCGYFSNPAQTAGGFGFPDENQWNWAVKPEIAGSVSDLIAILKNEKTASYVLLPLTIQ; encoded by the coding sequence ATGAACAGAAGTCTTTCAAAAAAAGCGGGTTGCGGAAGAAGGCACCCGGCGTTTCCCTCGTCCGGTATCCGTCAATGGCTGCTCGGACTGGCTGCCGTCGGCCTTTTTATCTCCGCGGCCCGTGGCTCGGAGACCGCTGAGACGCTCGAAACCATCCGCACTGCTACAGAAAAATGGGTGGAAACCCAGCGGATTCTGTCGAAAGAGAAGCGGGATTTTGCCTTGGCCAAGGAGCTCCTGGCCGAACGGATTGCCCTGCTGGAGCGGGAGATAGAAACGGTTGAAAATAAAATCCGTGAAGCGGATGCCAGCATTGCCGAAGCCGACCGCAAACGCGATGAAATGCTCGAGGAAAAAGAGCGGCTGCTGGATGCCACCTCTGTGCTGAAAAAACTCGTCAGCCGGATGGAAGAGCGGGTTTGCGCGTTGCTGGAACGTCTGCCCGAACCGCTTCGTCAGCATGTCAAGCCCCTCAGTCAGCGAATCACCGGAAAATCGGATTCGTCCCGACAGTTCCTGTCCGAGCGGTTCCAGAATGTGGTGGGCATTCTGAATGAAGTGGACAAGTTTCACAAGGAAATTACGACCGTCAGCGAAATTCGCACGCTCCCGGACGGCACTTCTCAGGAGGTTGCCGCTGTCTATGTCGGCATCAGCTGCGGGTATTTCAGCAATCCGGCCCAGACCGCAGGCGGTTTCGGATTCCCGGATGAGAACCAGTGGAACTGGGCTGTGAAACCGGAGATTGCCGGCTCTGTCAGCGATTTGATCGCTATATTGAAAAACGAGAAAACCGCTTCTTACGTTCTTCTGCCCTTAACCATTCAGTAA
- a CDS encoding MotA/TolQ/ExbB proton channel family protein produces MIRSFRTTILHRTLAAILLALGLVSVGYGQSQTADVDASVQKIQQKLDDSLAELAAFRQQMAEELLPLNRRINELENRLLEVRRQYQQTSRLLDGRTLDLSTLRNEIKARQEEASYLSGLLGEYIRNFESRLHIAELQRYRAVLEEAKLAAENRTLSPMEVYEAQGRLLLTALDRLEEALGGARFEGAAVDSTGLVQKGTFVLLGPIALFRSQDGQVVGTVEQQLGSLEPTVLPFENPQIAQTAAELIETSQGLFPLDPTLGNARKIEQTRETLLEHIQKGGPVMIPIFALAGAAFLVALFKWFSMLWIRMPSAKKISAFLKAVAKMDSAEAKEKARVIRGPIGQMLRVGAEHMNEPRELVEEILYEKILAVRLKLERFLPFIAVSAACAPLLGLLGTVTGIINTFKLITVFGSGDVKTLSGGISEALITTEFGLIVAIPSLLIHAFLSRKSKGILNQMEKTAFAFLNELAKAAAHAPSVSSAPAAAESARKKTGLEPSLQIPPFVQAEPETKIADILVQILALENGDSLERIFVVDKAGKYLGSVRVQELLARPVNTPVEHLLDRKESFIRIDAHPRQVQKAFEQYKDTHLPILDHQDRLVGQMSRNALSRQEIQ; encoded by the coding sequence ATGATACGGTCTTTTCGAACAACCATTCTGCATAGAACTCTGGCCGCCATTCTCCTTGCGTTGGGTCTTGTTTCCGTCGGATACGGTCAGAGCCAGACGGCGGATGTGGATGCCTCCGTTCAGAAGATTCAGCAGAAACTGGATGACAGTCTGGCTGAACTGGCTGCCTTCCGGCAGCAGATGGCCGAGGAGCTGCTGCCTCTGAACCGGCGAATCAATGAACTGGAAAACCGGCTGCTCGAAGTCCGCCGGCAGTACCAGCAGACCTCCCGGCTGCTCGACGGGCGCACGCTGGACCTGAGCACCCTCCGCAATGAAATCAAGGCCCGTCAGGAGGAGGCGTCTTACCTGTCCGGCCTGCTGGGAGAATACATTCGCAATTTTGAATCCCGTCTTCATATTGCCGAACTTCAGCGGTATCGGGCGGTGCTCGAGGAGGCCAAGCTGGCGGCGGAAAACCGAACCCTCAGTCCGATGGAAGTCTATGAGGCGCAGGGCCGTCTGCTCCTGACGGCTCTCGACCGTCTGGAAGAAGCCCTCGGCGGGGCCCGTTTTGAAGGAGCCGCCGTAGATTCCACCGGTCTGGTGCAGAAAGGGACATTTGTTCTGCTGGGGCCGATTGCCCTGTTCCGTTCTCAGGACGGGCAGGTCGTAGGCACTGTTGAACAGCAGCTCGGTTCTCTCGAACCGACTGTTCTGCCGTTTGAAAATCCGCAGATTGCCCAGACCGCCGCCGAACTGATTGAAACATCTCAGGGGCTGTTTCCCCTGGATCCGACCCTCGGCAATGCCCGGAAAATCGAGCAGACTCGCGAAACCCTTCTGGAGCATATTCAGAAGGGCGGCCCGGTGATGATTCCGATTTTCGCCCTGGCAGGCGCTGCGTTTCTGGTGGCTCTGTTTAAGTGGTTCAGCATGCTCTGGATTCGAATGCCTTCCGCCAAAAAAATCAGCGCCTTTCTCAAGGCGGTTGCAAAAATGGATTCTGCCGAAGCGAAGGAAAAAGCCCGCGTTATCCGGGGTCCGATTGGGCAGATGCTTCGCGTCGGCGCAGAGCACATGAACGAGCCGCGGGAGCTCGTCGAGGAAATTTTGTATGAGAAAATCCTGGCGGTTCGTCTGAAACTGGAACGATTCCTTCCCTTCATTGCCGTCAGCGCCGCCTGTGCACCGCTGCTGGGGCTTCTCGGAACGGTGACCGGCATCATCAACACCTTCAAACTGATTACCGTGTTCGGCTCCGGAGACGTCAAAACCCTCTCCGGCGGCATTTCCGAAGCCCTGATTACCACTGAATTCGGTCTGATTGTGGCGATACCTTCGCTGCTGATTCATGCCTTCCTTTCCCGCAAATCCAAAGGGATTCTCAACCAGATGGAAAAGACGGCTTTTGCATTCCTCAACGAGCTGGCCAAAGCCGCCGCTCATGCCCCGTCGGTATCATCTGCTCCGGCCGCTGCCGAATCGGCCCGGAAAAAGACTGGATTGGAACCTTCTTTGCAAATTCCGCCGTTTGTCCAGGCGGAGCCTGAGACCAAAATTGCTGACATTCTCGTGCAGATTCTGGCCCTCGAAAACGGGGATTCTCTGGAGCGGATCTTTGTCGTGGACAAGGCGGGCAAATACCTGGGCTCCGTGCGGGTTCAGGAGCTGCTGGCTCGGCCTGTCAATACGCCTGTAGAGCATCTGCTTGACCGCAAGGAATCTTTTATTCGAATTGATGCGCATCCCCGACAAGTCCAGAAGGCCTTCGAGCAGTACAAAGACACGCATCTGCCGATTTTGGATCATCAGGACCGTTTGGTCGGCCAGATGAGCCGGAACGCATTGAGTCGTCAGGAGATCCAGTGA
- a CDS encoding tetratricopeptide repeat protein, with translation MNRIRFCGILLAVEWLLGAGLCAWAQSAADNPETAVLIQQAQSGDAAAQYLLGFLYAEGRQLPQDWSRAAYWYRAAALAGDADAQMALAALYEEGRGVPSNPDKALFWYRQAALSANGWAQLFLSLRLADTQPVFSYLWALLAELNGVDASEQKKNLLAKKEQDLLVDAQVRLGELVRRHPYLTERISGQVRYISEEEGFSVLFPSPPVQHRLEHDPNSYTVYFQAAAADGRTVYHLTVRQFLSDLADSPSFRQSFVQDYLAARARISSDGRLLRQTTLYFGHSAVLFKHTAQAAEGRSIHQGLLVFAGRTFLVLTCIFPETASTPDFQSFVHSLDFPQIGCGPLLGEQPNL, from the coding sequence ATGAATCGTATCCGGTTCTGTGGAATTCTGCTTGCCGTCGAATGGCTCTTGGGAGCCGGCCTGTGCGCTTGGGCCCAGAGCGCTGCGGACAATCCGGAGACGGCCGTACTCATTCAGCAGGCCCAATCGGGAGATGCCGCGGCTCAGTATCTGCTCGGTTTTCTGTATGCGGAAGGCCGTCAGCTCCCGCAGGATTGGTCCCGGGCCGCTTATTGGTATCGGGCGGCGGCTCTTGCCGGGGATGCCGATGCTCAAATGGCTCTGGCGGCTCTGTACGAAGAAGGCAGGGGGGTGCCGTCCAATCCCGACAAAGCCCTGTTCTGGTATCGTCAGGCGGCTCTGTCGGCCAACGGCTGGGCGCAGCTGTTTCTCAGTCTCCGGCTGGCGGACACCCAGCCCGTTTTCTCCTATCTGTGGGCCTTGCTGGCTGAGCTGAACGGCGTCGATGCTTCCGAGCAGAAAAAGAATCTGCTGGCTAAGAAAGAACAGGACCTGCTTGTCGATGCACAAGTCCGTCTGGGTGAACTTGTCCGCCGGCATCCGTATCTGACGGAGCGCATTTCAGGGCAGGTCCGATATATCTCAGAAGAAGAGGGGTTTTCTGTCTTGTTTCCTTCGCCTCCCGTTCAGCACCGGCTTGAGCATGACCCGAACAGTTATACCGTTTACTTCCAGGCCGCTGCGGCGGACGGCCGTACTGTCTATCATCTGACTGTCCGGCAGTTTTTGTCTGATTTGGCCGACAGTCCCTCTTTTCGGCAGAGCTTTGTTCAGGATTATCTGGCTGCTCGGGCCCGTATTTCTTCTGACGGCCGGCTTCTCCGCCAGACCACACTCTATTTCGGGCACTCGGCCGTTCTGTTCAAACATACCGCCCAGGCCGCCGAAGGCCGAAGCATTCACCAGGGCCTTCTCGTTTTTGCCGGAAGGACCTTTCTCGTCCTGACCTGCATTTTTCCGGAAACGGCTTCGACTCCGGATTTCCAGTCCTTTGTCCACTCTCTTGATTTTCCGCAAATCGGCTGCGGCCCGCTCCTTGGAGAACAGCCGAACCTTTGA
- a CDS encoding energy transducer TonB, with product MRALVRWFWRLFHRLAVLLGGIGMTLLFFLILPLMQTLAKPPAADLILRSVDTARLDAPPPPPEEKPPQEPEPEDKPPELTEEAPPLTLEQLTLALNPTLSGSWMEGDFAVSLQNVATETKNAEALFSIADLDQKPRVIYQPSPLMTKELRKKTPGTVYIIFVVDEQGRVENPTVQSSTDPIFEKPALNAVKQ from the coding sequence ATGCGTGCACTGGTTCGCTGGTTCTGGAGACTGTTTCATCGTCTGGCGGTTCTGCTGGGCGGCATCGGGATGACCCTTCTGTTTTTCCTGATTTTGCCGCTGATGCAGACGCTGGCCAAGCCGCCCGCAGCGGACTTGATTCTGCGCTCTGTCGACACCGCCAGGCTGGATGCGCCTCCTCCGCCGCCGGAGGAAAAACCGCCGCAGGAGCCGGAGCCCGAAGACAAACCGCCGGAGCTGACCGAAGAGGCGCCGCCGCTGACGCTCGAACAGCTGACGCTGGCGCTGAATCCGACGCTCAGCGGGAGCTGGATGGAGGGAGATTTTGCTGTCTCCCTGCAGAATGTTGCGACGGAAACCAAAAACGCGGAGGCCCTTTTTTCCATAGCGGACCTCGACCAGAAGCCGCGTGTGATTTATCAGCCCAGCCCGCTGATGACCAAGGAGCTCCGGAAGAAAACGCCCGGAACGGTGTATATTATTTTTGTCGTCGATGAACAGGGACGGGTCGAAAATCCGACCGTGCAGTCCAGCACCGACCCGATTTTCGAAAAGCCGGCCCTGAATGCCGTCAAACAGTAG
- a CDS encoding tetratricopeptide repeat protein: MVRAIRCSAILALMVSVSPFCGFLCRAEEPAQPLPESFLSFWNQPAFQQRLAESYLAETDVEPRLTAEERERLLKILSLISSDKMNDAASALQKELARNAAASAVFDFTLANIYFQQEKLNEAAAAYRQAVQKFPKFRRAWRNLGLICIRNSDFAGAAAAFTKVIELGGSDAVTYGLLGFAYASLDDHLAAESSYRMAVLLDPATMDWKMGLARSLFRQERYPEAAALCESLLRQMPDRADLWLLLANACLGMNKPLKAAEIFEWLDTLGRSTAESLLLLGDIYINEELYESAVRAYTRALEQKLSVPAERLLRASRALMARGALAESRQLLERMQQSFEGQFTDSLKVEMLKLQARIAVAEGAGSEEQIRLLEEIIAIDPLDGEALILLGQHWGKMQNMEKAVFYFERAAAIEKYEAQARIRHAQLLVQQGKYEEALPLLRRAQQIDPRDNVREYLEQVERAAKTR, encoded by the coding sequence ATGGTTCGTGCGATTCGTTGTTCTGCGATTCTGGCTCTGATGGTGAGTGTATCTCCGTTTTGCGGATTCCTGTGCCGGGCGGAGGAACCGGCCCAGCCGCTGCCGGAGTCTTTTTTGTCCTTCTGGAATCAGCCGGCTTTCCAGCAGCGTCTGGCAGAAAGCTATCTGGCGGAGACGGATGTTGAACCCCGTCTGACTGCCGAAGAACGCGAACGGCTTCTGAAAATTCTGAGTCTGATTTCGTCGGATAAGATGAATGATGCGGCTTCCGCTCTTCAAAAAGAGCTGGCCCGAAACGCCGCCGCCAGCGCTGTCTTTGATTTTACGCTGGCCAACATTTATTTTCAGCAGGAGAAACTGAATGAGGCGGCTGCCGCCTACCGTCAGGCTGTGCAGAAGTTTCCGAAATTCCGGCGGGCCTGGCGCAATTTGGGTCTGATCTGCATCCGGAACAGCGATTTTGCCGGTGCCGCCGCCGCGTTCACCAAAGTGATTGAGCTGGGCGGTTCCGATGCCGTCACGTACGGTCTGCTCGGGTTCGCTTATGCTTCGCTGGATGACCATCTGGCGGCCGAATCGTCCTATCGAATGGCGGTTCTTCTGGACCCGGCTACAATGGACTGGAAAATGGGGCTGGCACGAAGTCTGTTCCGGCAGGAGCGGTATCCGGAAGCCGCCGCCCTCTGTGAATCGCTGCTTCGGCAGATGCCGGACCGGGCGGATTTGTGGCTCCTTCTGGCCAATGCCTGCCTCGGAATGAACAAACCGCTCAAAGCCGCCGAGATTTTTGAGTGGCTGGACACCCTGGGCCGTTCGACCGCCGAAAGTCTGCTGCTGCTTGGCGATATTTACATCAATGAGGAACTGTATGAATCCGCTGTCAGGGCCTACACACGGGCCCTCGAGCAGAAACTGTCTGTGCCCGCCGAACGGCTCCTTCGGGCCTCCAGAGCCCTGATGGCCCGCGGAGCGCTGGCGGAAAGCCGGCAGCTGCTGGAGCGGATGCAGCAGTCCTTTGAAGGACAGTTCACCGATTCTCTGAAGGTGGAAATGCTCAAGCTCCAGGCCCGCATTGCTGTGGCCGAAGGCGCCGGCAGTGAAGAGCAGATTCGCCTGCTGGAGGAAATTATTGCAATTGACCCTCTGGACGGCGAGGCCCTCATCCTGCTCGGACAGCACTGGGGAAAAATGCAGAATATGGAAAAGGCGGTCTTTTACTTCGAGCGGGCGGCGGCTATCGAGAAATACGAAGCCCAGGCCCGAATCCGCCATGCCCAGCTGCTGGTTCAGCAGGGCAAGTATGAAGAAGCCCTTCCGCTGCTTCGCCGTGCTCAGCAGATTGACCCGCGCGATAACGTGCGCGAATACCTCGAGCAGGTGGAACGGGCCGCCAAAACCCGCTGA
- a CDS encoding biopolymer transporter ExbD — MGRFRSIASDDNQDVGIDISPLMDCVFILLIFFIVTTTFVEETGIEVDKPQAASSVRLEKNSILIALTDKGQVVYGGREIGFSGIQPLVKQMLQKEQVPVIIQADQGAPSGQLVRVIDEAKLAGAVKVSVASRQGSP; from the coding sequence ATGGGACGTTTTCGTTCAATTGCATCCGATGACAATCAGGATGTCGGGATTGATATTTCCCCGCTGATGGACTGCGTGTTTATTCTGCTGATTTTCTTCATTGTGACGACGACGTTTGTGGAGGAGACTGGAATCGAGGTGGACAAGCCGCAGGCGGCCTCCTCTGTGCGTCTGGAGAAAAACAGCATCCTGATAGCCCTGACCGACAAGGGACAGGTGGTGTACGGGGGACGTGAGATCGGCTTTAGCGGCATCCAGCCCCTCGTGAAGCAGATGCTGCAGAAAGAGCAGGTGCCCGTCATTATTCAGGCCGATCAGGGGGCTCCCTCCGGTCAGCTGGTTCGGGTCATCGATGAGGCCAAACTGGCCGGGGCGGTCAAAGTGAGCGTAGCGTCTCGGCAAGGCAGCCCGTAG
- a CDS encoding MotA/TolQ/ExbB proton channel family protein, protein MSKLNLPIQFSEIFGLLPEPVQRFLGEAWSIWLSGGWAMTAIAAVGIVMFGLGVHLRLRFAEKGFTRIREKTWRQWLEQPNLRRGTVGQILNEVSGFSTLKDCVLFFEELKTAELGPFERDLRMMKICVGLAPLLGLLGTVTGMLATFSALATGSGGEKTMAMVAGGISEALITTETGLIIALPGLFFHYQLVRKQNRYKAFLAHLETVCTQHLYKQILRSKGDN, encoded by the coding sequence GTGAGCAAGCTGAATCTTCCCATTCAGTTTTCCGAGATATTTGGGCTTCTGCCTGAACCGGTGCAGAGGTTTCTGGGGGAGGCCTGGAGCATCTGGCTGTCCGGCGGGTGGGCAATGACGGCCATCGCCGCCGTGGGCATTGTGATGTTCGGGCTGGGGGTTCATCTGCGGCTCCGGTTTGCGGAAAAAGGATTTACCCGAATCCGCGAAAAAACCTGGCGCCAGTGGCTCGAACAGCCGAATCTTCGCCGAGGAACCGTTGGGCAAATTCTGAATGAGGTTAGCGGTTTTTCCACACTGAAAGACTGTGTGCTGTTCTTTGAAGAACTCAAAACCGCCGAGCTGGGGCCGTTTGAAAGAGACCTGCGGATGATGAAGATCTGCGTCGGATTAGCCCCCCTGCTCGGTCTGCTGGGAACCGTCACCGGCATGCTGGCTACGTTTTCGGCACTGGCGACCGGCAGCGGCGGAGAAAAAACCATGGCCATGGTTGCCGGCGGCATTTCCGAAGCCCTGATCACGACGGAAACCGGCCTGATTATTGCTTTGCCGGGTCTGTTTTTTCACTATCAGCTGGTTCGAAAACAGAACCGATACAAGGCCTTTCTGGCTCATTTGGAAACCGTCTGCACCCAGCATCTTTATAAACAAATCCTCCGGTCAAAGGGAGACAACTGA
- the hisH gene encoding imidazole glycerol phosphate synthase subunit HisH, with protein MLVIIDYGVGNVRSVINAFRYIGAPIEVSCEPADIRRARGLILPGVGASGYAMQNVAPIAEVIKEQALAGKPLLGICVGYQILFEETYEMGVHRCLGLIRGKVVPIPQNLGLTIPHMGWNYVEIPEGMTLLEDMRPGRHFAFAHSFYAEISDPETLIASTHYGIKIPAAVQKKNIFGCQFHPEKSAADGLQFLKNFVRFCEKQTVC; from the coding sequence ATGCTGGTGATAATTGATTACGGTGTGGGGAATGTGCGGAGTGTGATTAATGCATTCCGATACATCGGCGCCCCGATAGAGGTTTCGTGCGAACCCGCCGACATCCGCCGGGCCCGCGGGCTGATTCTGCCCGGGGTCGGGGCCAGCGGATATGCAATGCAGAATGTCGCCCCGATTGCCGAGGTCATTAAAGAACAAGCTCTGGCGGGCAAGCCCCTCTTGGGCATCTGCGTGGGCTATCAAATCCTGTTTGAGGAAACCTATGAGATGGGTGTGCATCGGTGCCTGGGACTTATCCGCGGCAAGGTGGTGCCGATTCCGCAAAATCTGGGGCTGACAATTCCGCATATGGGATGGAATTATGTGGAGATTCCGGAGGGAATGACCCTGCTGGAGGATATGCGGCCGGGAAGGCATTTTGCATTCGCCCATTCGTTCTATGCAGAGATTTCCGACCCGGAAACCCTGATTGCCTCCACTCACTACGGAATCAAAATCCCCGCAGCCGTGCAGAAAAAAAACATCTTCGGCTGTCAGTTTCATCCGGAAAAGAGCGCGGCCGACGGGCTGCAGTTTTTGAAAAATTTCGTAAGGTTCTGTGAGAAGCAGACGGTATGCTGA